The Catellatospora citrea DNA segment ACGATCTCCACGTCCTGGCGGGTGCCCCAGCGGGTGATGTGACCGCCGATGAGCGCCTTGAAGTCGTAGGACAGGATGTCGTCGTGGGCCTGGTAGAACCCGCTGATGTTCTCTGAGAAGTCGCAGTGCATGAACGCCACCGAACCCGGGCTCACAATGTCGATCTTCGTGAGGACCTTCTGCGTCGGCGCCCAGATGTAGATGTTGCCCGGGCAGTGGTCGGCGCCCTTGTAGGACAGTTCGAGCCGGGTGCCGCCGACTTCGAGGGTGGCCTCGGTGTCGAACGTCTCGGTCGGCAGCGGCCGGTACTTGTCGGGGAAACGCGTCAGCAGCTCGCGGGTGATGTCATGCGCAATGATCTTCACCTTGGGGCCGAACATGGACGCCGCGCCGATGTGGTCGGAGTGCCAGTGGCTGTAGACCAGGTGGGTGACGGGCGCGTCGGTGACCGACTCGATCGCGGCGAAGATGTTCTCGCCCAGCGGCGGCGGCGCGTCGATGACGATGACGCCCTCGCCGGTGAGCATGAACGCCGACTCGTAGCCCGACGGCGTGGTCACCCAGTAGAAGCCGTCGCCCAACTCCTCGGCGTGCCAGCCCTTGGCGTAGAAGGACGGGTCGTTGATGTGCTCGGGCATGAACTGCTGCGGCGACGGGGCGTGCTCGCCGGGCTCGGCTTTCGGGAAGCCGAACTTCTTGGCGGCGTAGAAGTCGCCGTACTTGCCAACCATGTGTTGCTCCTGTTCCTGTCGTGCGCCCTGCGAGGTAGCAGGGCCGGCTCGGCGACCTCGCGCGGGCCGCGGCCGTCGGGCCGCGCCGTGGTCGCCGATCGCGAGGGCCACCACGAAGTCGAGGCATCCCTCAGGTTCGAAAGCTAACACAAGTCGAGGACTCCCTCACCTTTTGTGAGATGCTTCATGACCTCGTACGACCCGAAATCGAGGCGATCCTCACCTTTGCTACGGTGGACAGGTGGCCAAGACGACGGCGCCCCCGGAGCCGACCCGCCCGCTGCGGCGCGACGCGCAGCGCAACCGCGACGCACTGCTGGCGGCGGCATCCGACGCCTTCGCGCGCGAAGGCCTCGACGCGTCGTTGGAGGCCATCGCCCGGCAGGCCGGACTCGCCATCGGCACGCTCTACCGCCACTTCCCCACCCGGTTCGACCTGGTGCAGCAGGCCTACGGCGAGAAGCTGCAGGCCTGGCTCGACGCGGCCGAGGCCAGCGCGGCCGCCGCCGACGCCTGGCAGGGCTTCGGCGGCTACCTGGAAACCCTGTGCGAACTCCAGGCCGACGACAGCGGCATGAACGACCTGGCCTCGATGCACCTGCCGCTGCCGGACTTCGTCGCCGGAAAGCTGCGCCGCATCCGCGACCTCACCCAGGCCATCGTCGACAACGCCCACGAGCAGGGCACCCTGCGCCCCGACGTGACCCGGCAGGATCTC contains these protein-coding regions:
- a CDS encoding MBL fold metallo-hydrolase produces the protein MVGKYGDFYAAKKFGFPKAEPGEHAPSPQQFMPEHINDPSFYAKGWHAEELGDGFYWVTTPSGYESAFMLTGEGVIVIDAPPPLGENIFAAIESVTDAPVTHLVYSHWHSDHIGAASMFGPKVKIIAHDITRELLTRFPDKYRPLPTETFDTEATLEVGGTRLELSYKGADHCPGNIYIWAPTQKVLTKIDIVSPGSVAFMHCDFSENISGFYQAHDDILSYDFKALIGGHITRWGTRQDVEIVREYWHDVRDHADEALKEMASKDVLEGFHHGMGKEHRLVGAENFMNSMVNYIVDKTLSKTTSNGQTWPERLAGATPFTKYHAFTVMESTRTERTHHGYQRRGVGGPWYIV
- a CDS encoding TetR/AcrR family transcriptional regulator produces the protein MAKTTAPPEPTRPLRRDAQRNRDALLAAASDAFAREGLDASLEAIARQAGLAIGTLYRHFPTRFDLVQQAYGEKLQAWLDAAEASAAAADAWQGFGGYLETLCELQADDSGMNDLASMHLPLPDFVAGKLRRIRDLTQAIVDNAHEQGTLRPDVTRQDLAFVIWAHSRIAAATRDVAPEAWRRHLHLMLDAFRAGHTSTLPVPPMTQAQVDQAMINLGSANSPAD